One Fundulus heteroclitus isolate FHET01 chromosome 1, MU-UCD_Fhet_4.1, whole genome shotgun sequence genomic window carries:
- the eno1a gene encoding enolase 1a, (alpha) isoform X1: MSILKIHAREIFDSRGNPTVEVDLYTKKGLFRAAVPSGASTGIYEALELRDNDKTRYMGKGVSKAVEHINKTIAPALVSKDVSVVEQEKIDKLMLDMDGTENKSKFGANAILGVSLAVCKAGAAEKGVPLYRHIADLAGNPEVILPVPAFNVINGGSHAGNKLAMQEFMILPVGASSFKEAMRVGAEVYHNLKNVIKEKYGKDATNVGDEGGFAPNILENKEALELLKNAIAKAGYTDKIVIGMDVAASEFYKGGKYDLDFKSPDDPSRYISPDQLAELYRSFVKDYPVVSIEDPFDQDDWEAWTKFTASTSIQVVGDDLTVTNPKRIAKGVADKACNCLLLKVNQIGSVTESLQACKMAQSNGWGVMVSHRSGETEDTFIADLVVGLCTGQIKTGAPCRSERLAKYNQLLRIEEELGDKARFAGKNFRHPI; the protein is encoded by the exons ATGTCCATCCTGAAGATTCACGCTCGTGAGATTTTTGACTCCCGTGGCAATCCCACTGTGGAAGTTGACCTGTACACTAAGAAAG gtctgtTCAGAGCTGCAGTCCCCAGCGGCGCCTCCACTGGGATCTATGAGGCCCTGGAGCTGCGCGACAATGACAAAACCCGCTACATGGGCAAAG GTGTCTCTAAAGCTGTTGAGCATATCAATAAAACTATTGCACCTGCACTGGTCAGCAAG GATGTGAGCGTTGTGGAGCAGGAGAAGATCGACAAGCTGATGTTGGACATGGATGGCACAGAAAACAAGT CCAAGTTTGGTGCCAACGCCATCCTGGGTGTGTCCCTGGCTGTGTGCAAGGCTGGTGCAGCAGAGAAGGGCGTTCCCCTCTACCGCCACATAGCTGACCTGGCCGGCAACCCTGAAGTCATCCTCCCTGTGCCT GCTTTCAACGTCATCAACGGCGGCTCCCACGCCGGCAACAAGCTGGCCATGCAGGAGTTCATGATCCTGCCGGTCGGAGCCAGCAGCTTCAAGGAGGCCATGCGGGTCGGCGCCGAGGTCTACCACAACCTGAAGAATGTCATCAAGGAGAAATACGGCAAGGACGCCACCAACGTAGGAGACGAGGGCGGCTTCGCCCCCAACATCCTGGAGAACAAAGAAG CTCTGGAGCTGCTGAAGAACGCCATCGCCAAGGCCGGCTACACCGACAAGATCGTCATCGGCATGGACGTGGCTGCCTCCGAGTTCTACAAGGGAGGAAAGTACGACCTGGACTTCAAGTCTCCAGACGACCCCAGCCGCTACATCAGCCCCGACCAGCTGGCTGAGCTCTACAGGAGCTTCGTCAAGGACTACCCTG TCGTTTCCATCGAGGACCCCTTCGACCAGGATGACTGGGAGGCATGGACCAAATTCACAGCCAGCACCAGCATCCAGGTGGTGGGAGACGACCTCACCGTCACCAACCCCAAACGCATCGCCAAGGGCGTGGCCGACAAAGCCTGCAACTGCCTGCTGCTGAAGGTCAACCAGATCGGCTCGGTCACAGAGTCCCTGCAGGC ctgcaagATGGCCCAGAGCAACGGCTGGGGGGTGATGGTGAGCCACCGCTCCGGAGAGACCGAGGACACCTTCATCGCTGACCTTGTGGTCGGCCTCTGCACTGGACAG ATCAAGACGGGTGCACCCTGCCGATCTGAGCGTTTGGCCAAGTATAACCAGCTCCTCAG GATTGAGGAAGAGCTTGGTGACAAGGCCCGCTTCGCCGGCAAGAACTTCAGGCACCCCATCTGA
- the eno1a gene encoding enolase 1a, (alpha) isoform X2: MSILKIHAREIFDSRGNPTVEVDLYTKKGLFRAAVPSGASTGIYEALELRDNDKTRYMGKGVKRAVKYINEFLAPALCNQDVSVVEQEKIDKLMLDMDGTENKSKFGANAILGVSLAVCKAGAAEKGVPLYRHIADLAGNPEVILPVPAFNVINGGSHAGNKLAMQEFMILPVGASSFKEAMRVGAEVYHNLKNVIKEKYGKDATNVGDEGGFAPNILENKEALELLKNAIAKAGYTDKIVIGMDVAASEFYKGGKYDLDFKSPDDPSRYISPDQLAELYRSFVKDYPVVSIEDPFDQDDWEAWTKFTASTSIQVVGDDLTVTNPKRIAKGVADKACNCLLLKVNQIGSVTESLQACKMAQSNGWGVMVSHRSGETEDTFIADLVVGLCTGQIKTGAPCRSERLAKYNQLLRIEEELGDKARFAGKNFRHPI, from the exons ATGTCCATCCTGAAGATTCACGCTCGTGAGATTTTTGACTCCCGTGGCAATCCCACTGTGGAAGTTGACCTGTACACTAAGAAAG gtctgtTCAGAGCTGCAGTCCCCAGCGGCGCCTCCACTGGGATCTATGAGGCCCTGGAGCTGCGCGACAATGACAAAACCCGCTACATGGGCAAAG GAGTCAAAAGGGctgttaaatatataaatgagtTCTTGGCCCCTGCGTTGTGTAACCAG GATGTGAGCGTTGTGGAGCAGGAGAAGATCGACAAGCTGATGTTGGACATGGATGGCACAGAAAACAAGT CCAAGTTTGGTGCCAACGCCATCCTGGGTGTGTCCCTGGCTGTGTGCAAGGCTGGTGCAGCAGAGAAGGGCGTTCCCCTCTACCGCCACATAGCTGACCTGGCCGGCAACCCTGAAGTCATCCTCCCTGTGCCT GCTTTCAACGTCATCAACGGCGGCTCCCACGCCGGCAACAAGCTGGCCATGCAGGAGTTCATGATCCTGCCGGTCGGAGCCAGCAGCTTCAAGGAGGCCATGCGGGTCGGCGCCGAGGTCTACCACAACCTGAAGAATGTCATCAAGGAGAAATACGGCAAGGACGCCACCAACGTAGGAGACGAGGGCGGCTTCGCCCCCAACATCCTGGAGAACAAAGAAG CTCTGGAGCTGCTGAAGAACGCCATCGCCAAGGCCGGCTACACCGACAAGATCGTCATCGGCATGGACGTGGCTGCCTCCGAGTTCTACAAGGGAGGAAAGTACGACCTGGACTTCAAGTCTCCAGACGACCCCAGCCGCTACATCAGCCCCGACCAGCTGGCTGAGCTCTACAGGAGCTTCGTCAAGGACTACCCTG TCGTTTCCATCGAGGACCCCTTCGACCAGGATGACTGGGAGGCATGGACCAAATTCACAGCCAGCACCAGCATCCAGGTGGTGGGAGACGACCTCACCGTCACCAACCCCAAACGCATCGCCAAGGGCGTGGCCGACAAAGCCTGCAACTGCCTGCTGCTGAAGGTCAACCAGATCGGCTCGGTCACAGAGTCCCTGCAGGC ctgcaagATGGCCCAGAGCAACGGCTGGGGGGTGATGGTGAGCCACCGCTCCGGAGAGACCGAGGACACCTTCATCGCTGACCTTGTGGTCGGCCTCTGCACTGGACAG ATCAAGACGGGTGCACCCTGCCGATCTGAGCGTTTGGCCAAGTATAACCAGCTCCTCAG GATTGAGGAAGAGCTTGGTGACAAGGCCCGCTTCGCCGGCAAGAACTTCAGGCACCCCATCTGA